A single region of the Salipaludibacillus sp. LMS25 genome encodes:
- a CDS encoding TIGR01440 family protein, producing MNELVIRVSRPLTQALEEFQNEAHLQKGHLFIIGASTSEVLGERIGSSGTIEVAGALWEAISQFQKKTGVLCAYQGCEHINRALVVERETAGSYNLEPVSVIPHPKAGGSMAAYAFNQMRDPVVVEGLKAHGGIDIGDTFIGMHLKKVAVPVRTSIKEIGDAHLTLARTRPKFIGGDRAVYYK from the coding sequence TTGAATGAGTTAGTAATCCGAGTTTCCAGACCTCTTACTCAGGCGCTTGAAGAATTTCAAAATGAGGCTCATTTACAAAAAGGTCATCTATTTATTATTGGTGCTAGTACAAGTGAAGTATTAGGAGAACGTATAGGGAGTTCAGGAACAATAGAAGTGGCCGGTGCATTGTGGGAAGCGATTAGTCAGTTTCAAAAAAAAACAGGGGTGTTATGCGCCTATCAAGGTTGCGAACATATTAATAGAGCACTCGTAGTAGAAAGAGAAACAGCAGGTAGCTACAATCTAGAACCTGTAAGTGTCATTCCTCATCCGAAAGCAGGAGGCTCAATGGCCGCTTACGCATTTAATCAGATGCGTGATCCTGTTGTAGTTGAAGGGCTAAAGGCCCATGGAGGTATAGATATTGGAGATACATTTATAGGTATGCACTTGAAAAAAGTGGCTGTCCCAGTGCGAACAAGTATTAAGGAAATCGGTGATGCCCATTTGACATTGGCGCGTACAAGGCCAAAATTTATCGGTGGTGACCGTGCTGTTTATTACAAATAA
- a CDS encoding manganese efflux pump, giving the protein MSDLLTVTIMALALSMDAFSISVGIGLLGLRYKRIVLVSSTVGFFHMVMPVVGIIIGRLLSEYMGALAFFIGGSGLIVLGVQMIISTVKKEPSPLFSPIGPGLMVFAISVSIDSLSLGLTLGVLGVNTWLIIIFFGIASAFFTGLGLMIGKKASYWIGTGGEWIGGFVLLIFGVKMILTPF; this is encoded by the coding sequence ATGTCTGATCTGTTGACTGTCACGATAATGGCATTGGCATTAAGTATGGATGCTTTTTCAATTTCGGTTGGAATAGGTTTGTTAGGGTTGAGGTATAAACGCATTGTCCTCGTAAGTTCGACTGTCGGTTTTTTTCATATGGTTATGCCAGTTGTGGGAATTATCATTGGTCGATTATTATCAGAATACATGGGGGCTCTCGCTTTTTTTATTGGCGGCAGCGGCCTTATTGTTCTAGGGGTGCAGATGATTATTTCCACGGTTAAAAAGGAGCCTTCACCACTATTTTCACCAATTGGGCCAGGGCTTATGGTGTTTGCAATAAGTGTGAGTATAGACAGCCTCTCACTAGGACTGACACTCGGGGTACTTGGCGTAAATACTTGGTTAATTATTATTTTCTTTGGGATTGCGAGTGCTTTTTTCACGGGGCTTGGGTTAATGATCGGGAAGAAAGCAAGTTATTGGATAGGAACAGGCGGTGAATGGATTGGAGGTTTTGTTTTACTAATCTTTGGGGTAAAAATGATACTAACCCCTTTTTAA
- the rpiB gene encoding ribose 5-phosphate isomerase B, protein MKIVIASDHAGFALKKDIIHVVEELGHQVEDVGCDCADSVDYADYGIPAAEMVANGKADRGIIICGTGIGMSISANKVKGIRCALVHDLFSAKATREHNDTNVLAMGERVIGPGLAQEITKVWLTTPFEGGRHARRIDKITDYEGKNEG, encoded by the coding sequence ATGAAAATAGTTATCGCATCAGACCATGCAGGATTTGCTTTGAAGAAGGACATCATACATGTGGTAGAGGAATTAGGGCACCAAGTGGAAGATGTAGGGTGTGACTGTGCTGACTCAGTGGACTACGCTGATTATGGTATACCGGCTGCTGAAATGGTGGCAAACGGTAAGGCGGATAGGGGCATCATTATTTGTGGGACAGGTATAGGTATGTCTATCTCAGCGAATAAAGTGAAAGGTATTCGATGTGCACTCGTTCATGATTTATTTTCTGCTAAAGCGACGAGAGAGCACAATGACACCAATGTTCTAGCTATGGGAGAACGTGTTATTGGTCCTGGACTTGCTCAAGAAATAACAAAAGTTTGGTTGACGACCCCGTTTGAAGGTGGACGTCATGCGCGAAGAATTGATAAAATTACGGACTATGAAGGGAAAAATGAAGGATAA
- the rho gene encoding transcription termination factor Rho, producing the protein MGVTLKEMEHMKLKELYELAKEHKVQYYSQLTKKELMFAIFKKQAENEDLMFMEGILEIITTEGFGFLRSNTYKPSSQDIYISASQIRRFQLRNGDTVSGKVRKPKENERYYGLLQVAAVNGEDPEKASERPHFPQLTPLYPEKKLTLEYQSNMIASRVVDMISPVGFGQRGLIVAPPKAGKTLLLKEVANSIAKNHPDVELMVLLIDERPEEVTDMERSVKGEVVSSTFDEVPENHIKVAELVLDRAMRLVEAKKDVVILMDSITRLARAYNLVIPPSGRTLSGGIDPASFHRPKRFFGAARNIEEGGSLTILATALVETGSRMDDVIYEEFKGTGNMELHLDRKLAERRIYPAIDIRRSSTRREELLLPKNQIENLWAIRKTMNDQPDFLDRFLKKVRNTETNDEFFNTFEKEKAGNARPRNTTV; encoded by the coding sequence ATGGGCGTGACTTTAAAAGAAATGGAGCATATGAAGCTCAAAGAATTATATGAACTGGCAAAAGAGCACAAAGTTCAATATTATAGCCAACTTACAAAAAAAGAACTTATGTTTGCTATTTTCAAGAAACAAGCTGAAAATGAAGATCTGATGTTTATGGAAGGGATCCTTGAAATTATTACAACTGAAGGCTTTGGCTTTCTTCGATCCAATACGTATAAACCTAGTTCTCAGGACATTTATATCTCTGCATCCCAGATACGCAGGTTTCAGTTAAGAAATGGTGATACGGTTTCTGGGAAAGTTCGCAAACCGAAAGAAAATGAACGGTATTATGGTCTGCTACAAGTAGCCGCTGTCAATGGGGAAGATCCGGAAAAAGCAAGTGAACGACCACATTTCCCTCAATTAACACCTTTATACCCCGAGAAAAAATTGACTCTTGAATACCAATCGAATATGATCGCTTCCCGTGTGGTAGATATGATTTCCCCAGTGGGTTTTGGGCAGCGTGGGTTGATTGTCGCCCCGCCTAAAGCGGGAAAAACACTCTTATTAAAAGAAGTAGCTAATAGTATAGCGAAAAATCATCCAGATGTTGAGTTGATGGTTTTACTCATTGATGAGCGACCGGAAGAAGTGACAGATATGGAGCGGTCTGTGAAGGGCGAAGTTGTTAGCTCCACATTTGATGAAGTGCCAGAAAACCATATTAAAGTGGCTGAACTTGTGTTAGATCGCGCCATGCGTCTTGTGGAAGCTAAAAAAGATGTTGTCATTCTAATGGACAGTATAACGAGACTAGCCCGTGCCTATAACCTCGTGATTCCGCCAAGTGGCCGTACACTGTCAGGAGGGATTGACCCTGCTAGCTTCCATAGGCCAAAGCGTTTCTTCGGGGCAGCAAGAAACATTGAAGAAGGCGGAAGTTTAACTATTTTAGCCACTGCGCTCGTTGAGACGGGCTCTCGGATGGATGACGTCATTTATGAAGAGTTTAAAGGGACTGGAAATATGGAACTCCACCTGGACCGTAAATTAGCAGAACGTCGAATCTACCCGGCCATTGACATACGACGGTCTAGTACACGTCGCGAAGAGTTGCTTCTCCCTAAAAACCAGATCGAAAATTTATGGGCTATTCGAAAAACGATGAATGACCAACCAGATTTCCTTGATCGTTTTCTTAAAAAAGTTCGTAATACAGAAACGAATGACGAATTTTTTAATACATTTGAAAAAGAAAAAGCAGGAAACGCCCGCCCTAGAAATACGACTGTGTAA
- a CDS encoding low molecular weight protein arginine phosphatase, with the protein MMERVLFVCTGNTCRSPMAEAIFEQKKTKENLQAKSAGVHGMENVPMSEGTRSTLAKRGIMESHQSKALSSELIRWADVILTMTESHKKLVKGTYPEASPYTFTLKEFIITDPDKIKKMEELEEHRKQIEQKRAAFLSDNEGKVAKYNQEKEVHNQSTMEEELLDLLHPHQAAIDRIEWDLPTLDFPDPFGGEQETYEELYEEMDQAIEELLTILNDRSDSPV; encoded by the coding sequence ATGATGGAGAGGGTTTTATTTGTTTGTACAGGTAACACGTGTCGAAGTCCAATGGCCGAGGCTATTTTTGAGCAGAAAAAAACGAAAGAAAATTTACAGGCTAAATCTGCTGGTGTACATGGGATGGAAAATGTCCCCATGTCGGAAGGTACCCGTTCCACGTTGGCTAAGCGGGGAATTATGGAGAGTCACCAATCGAAAGCGTTATCCAGTGAACTTATTCGCTGGGCAGATGTGATTCTAACGATGACAGAAAGCCATAAAAAACTTGTCAAAGGAACTTATCCTGAAGCCTCACCTTATACTTTTACACTTAAAGAATTTATTATCACCGATCCTGATAAGATAAAAAAGATGGAAGAGCTTGAAGAACATCGAAAACAGATTGAGCAAAAAAGAGCTGCTTTTTTGTCTGATAACGAGGGGAAAGTAGCTAAATACAATCAAGAGAAAGAAGTTCACAACCAGTCTACAATGGAAGAAGAGTTACTGGATTTGCTACACCCGCATCAGGCAGCGATAGATCGCATTGAATGGGATCTACCTACCCTTGATTTCCCAGATCCTTTTGGGGGAGAACAAGAGACTTACGAAGAGCTTTATGAGGAAATGGACCAAGCAATTGAAGAGTTATTAACAATTTTGAACGATAGGTCTGATTCACCAGTATAG
- the prfA gene encoding peptide chain release factor 1, producing the protein MFDRLQAVEDRYEKLNELLMDPDVISDTKKLRDYSKEQSDIQETVETYRQYKEIKTQYDEAKSMLNESLDDEMRDMVKMEVEELEDQLPPLEEKLKLLLLPKDPNDDKNVIVEVRGAAGGDEAALFAGDLFRMYTRYADAQGWKTDVIESNETGIGGFKEVIFTINGKGAYSRMKYENGAHRVQRVPSTESGGRIHTSTATVAVLAEAEDVEVDIHDKDIRVDTFASSGPGGQSVNTTMSAVRLTHMPTGIVVSCQDEKSQIKNKDKAMKVLRARIYDKFQKEAQAEYDEHRKSAVGTGDRSERIRTYNFPQSRVTDHRIGLTLQKLDQILEGKLDEIIDPLIMEEQSRMMENAE; encoded by the coding sequence GTGTTTGACCGTCTTCAGGCAGTAGAAGATCGTTATGAAAAACTGAATGAATTATTGATGGACCCAGATGTGATAAGTGATACGAAAAAGCTTCGTGATTACTCAAAAGAGCAATCGGATATACAGGAAACGGTGGAAACATATCGTCAGTATAAAGAGATCAAGACGCAGTATGATGAAGCTAAAAGTATGCTCAATGAAAGTCTTGACGATGAGATGCGTGACATGGTGAAAATGGAAGTGGAAGAGCTTGAAGATCAACTCCCACCACTGGAAGAAAAGCTGAAGTTACTTCTCCTCCCAAAAGATCCGAATGATGATAAGAATGTCATTGTAGAAGTACGAGGAGCAGCTGGTGGAGATGAAGCGGCTCTATTTGCAGGAGATTTATTCCGTATGTATACGCGCTATGCGGATGCCCAAGGATGGAAAACAGATGTGATTGAATCGAATGAAACGGGAATCGGCGGATTTAAAGAAGTTATCTTTACGATTAATGGAAAAGGGGCTTATTCACGGATGAAGTATGAAAATGGGGCACACCGTGTTCAACGGGTCCCATCCACTGAATCAGGCGGGAGAATTCACACATCGACTGCAACGGTGGCAGTTCTGGCTGAAGCAGAAGATGTGGAAGTGGATATTCATGATAAAGATATCCGTGTTGATACATTTGCCTCTAGTGGGCCAGGAGGACAAAGCGTGAATACGACCATGTCAGCTGTAAGGCTTACCCATATGCCTACTGGAATCGTTGTGTCATGTCAGGATGAAAAATCCCAAATTAAGAACAAAGATAAAGCAATGAAGGTATTGCGAGCAAGAATTTATGATAAATTTCAAAAAGAAGCACAAGCTGAATACGATGAACATCGTAAATCTGCTGTTGGGACAGGTGATCGCTCTGAACGGATTCGCACTTACAACTTTCCGCAAAGTCGCGTAACGGATCATCGAATCGGCCTTACTTTGCAAAAGCTCGACCAAATTTTAGAGGGCAAGCTCGACGAGATTATCGATCCCCTCATTATGGAAGAACAATCACGAATGATGGAAAATGCGGAGTAA
- a CDS encoding thymidine kinase, with product MHLTRREGWLEVVCGSMFSGKSEELIRRVRRASYGKQKIQVFKPKMDNRYSEKEVVSHNGTKIYAWPVEKSTDILRLLENDTQVVAIDEVQFFDEDVVSVSQYLADEGIRVIVAGLDQDFRGEPFAHVPTLMALAETITKLQAICLSCGSPASRTQRLIDGEPASYDDPVILVGASESYEPRCRHCHEVPGKPEMKHVTGQSSPVDK from the coding sequence ATGCATTTAACTAGAAGAGAAGGCTGGTTAGAGGTCGTTTGTGGCAGTATGTTTTCTGGAAAATCGGAAGAGTTAATTCGGCGAGTGCGCCGGGCAAGCTATGGAAAGCAAAAAATTCAAGTGTTTAAGCCTAAAATGGATAATCGCTACAGTGAAAAGGAAGTCGTTTCACATAACGGAACGAAAATTTATGCATGGCCAGTGGAAAAATCCACCGATATTTTACGGCTACTAGAAAATGATACTCAAGTTGTGGCGATTGATGAAGTTCAGTTTTTTGATGAAGATGTTGTGAGTGTTAGTCAATATTTAGCGGATGAGGGTATCCGTGTTATTGTTGCGGGGTTAGATCAAGATTTTCGCGGAGAGCCATTTGCCCATGTACCTACGTTGATGGCATTAGCCGAAACGATTACTAAGCTGCAAGCTATTTGTTTATCATGCGGATCACCGGCAAGCCGTACACAACGTCTGATTGATGGAGAGCCAGCGTCTTACGATGATCCTGTTATTCTTGTAGGGGCATCAGAGTCATATGAACCACGATGTCGTCATTGTCATGAAGTGCCAGGTAAACCTGAAATGAAACATGTTACTGGGCAGTCATCACCAGTGGATAAGTGA
- a CDS encoding L-threonylcarbamoyladenylate synthase: MSVDNLANHSQIVEAAHDLVLHHVVAFPTETVYGLGGDATSDVAIERIFEAKGRPADNPLIVHIAERAQLRDYVKEISPLADKLMSAFWPGPLTIVFKHNGHLSKRVTAGLPTVAVRMPDHPVALALIKAAGVPLAAPSANRSGRPSPTTAAHVYEDLNGKISGIIDGGATGVGLESTVITGTEGTVTILRPGGITKEDLEAVCGPVLTDPALKKEDDTPISPGMKYVHYAPNAPLTLVKGTDAFLHKTAEAANEKGLRVGLLVTEDYLLSTKVHKKVVMGSREDLTTIAQHLYEALRAFAEGEVDVIFSETFPEAGLGNAIMNRLKKAAGGRTITETGN, translated from the coding sequence ATGTCTGTGGATAACCTTGCTAATCACTCTCAAATTGTTGAAGCAGCACATGATTTAGTATTACATCATGTCGTTGCTTTTCCCACAGAAACGGTATATGGATTAGGGGGCGATGCTACTTCTGATGTGGCGATAGAACGGATATTTGAGGCAAAGGGAAGGCCGGCAGATAATCCTCTGATTGTCCATATTGCAGAAAGGGCTCAGCTGAGAGACTATGTAAAAGAGATTTCGCCACTAGCGGATAAATTAATGAGTGCTTTTTGGCCAGGGCCGTTAACCATTGTTTTTAAACATAATGGTCATCTATCGAAACGAGTGACGGCAGGCTTGCCTACAGTAGCTGTAAGAATGCCTGATCACCCTGTAGCTTTAGCTCTTATTAAGGCGGCAGGGGTCCCTTTAGCAGCCCCTAGTGCAAATCGGTCAGGGCGTCCAAGTCCCACCACAGCAGCTCATGTTTATGAAGACTTGAATGGTAAAATTAGCGGTATTATTGATGGAGGAGCAACAGGGGTAGGTTTAGAGTCGACTGTCATCACGGGTACTGAAGGGACAGTTACTATTTTGCGGCCAGGGGGAATTACTAAAGAAGACTTAGAAGCCGTCTGCGGTCCTGTACTCACCGATCCAGCTTTAAAAAAGGAGGATGACACGCCGATTTCACCTGGAATGAAATACGTGCACTATGCTCCGAATGCGCCTCTGACATTAGTGAAAGGGACAGATGCTTTTCTTCATAAGACAGCAGAGGCAGCAAATGAAAAAGGCTTGAGAGTCGGGTTACTCGTTACAGAAGACTATCTTTTATCAACGAAAGTTCATAAAAAAGTCGTGATGGGATCACGGGAGGACTTAACTACGATTGCTCAACATCTATATGAAGCGTTACGGGCATTTGCTGAAGGAGAGGTAGATGTGATTTTCTCTGAAACCTTTCCAGAAGCGGGACTGGGGAACGCCATTATGAATAGATTGAAAAAAGCTGCAGGAGGAAGGACGATTACTGAGACGGGCAATTGA
- the spoIIR gene encoding stage II sporulation protein R: MKQRYSLIDFKKRLLMALYSSFIVTVCLLSWEAHFFYPQYEVSANVISVSSGEESGRVEIPEEAIRLRIKSNSQSPEDQQLKLIIRNDVNRYIRSWTEESSDVEEAREMIKTRLPELEDVIKKAMMKADVFSPFTVDLKEVDFPTKQYGERIYPAGNYEAVYIEIGEGLGDNWWCVLFPPLCFIDSGNEEANVEAEEGETDEDVDISFFLVEVIESLWAKLTA, from the coding sequence ATGAAGCAAAGATATAGCTTAATAGATTTTAAGAAACGCCTACTTATGGCCTTATATAGTTCGTTTATCGTGACAGTATGTTTATTATCTTGGGAAGCACATTTTTTTTATCCACAGTATGAAGTCTCTGCGAATGTTATTTCAGTTTCTAGTGGGGAGGAATCAGGACGGGTAGAGATTCCGGAAGAAGCGATTAGATTAAGAATTAAATCGAATAGTCAATCTCCAGAGGATCAACAATTAAAGCTAATCATACGCAACGATGTGAATCGATACATCCGTTCGTGGACAGAAGAGAGCAGTGACGTGGAGGAAGCTAGGGAAATGATTAAAACAAGATTACCAGAGTTAGAAGATGTCATAAAAAAAGCTATGATGAAAGCTGACGTTTTCTCGCCGTTTACTGTTGATTTGAAAGAAGTGGACTTTCCAACGAAACAGTATGGTGAAAGAATTTATCCTGCTGGTAACTATGAAGCTGTTTATATAGAAATAGGAGAAGGGTTAGGAGACAATTGGTGGTGTGTCTTATTTCCACCTCTTTGCTTCATAGATTCTGGAAATGAAGAAGCGAATGTTGAGGCTGAAGAGGGAGAGACAGATGAAGATGTTGACATATCGTTCTTTCTCGTGGAAGTCATTGAAAGTTTGTGGGCAAAACTTACCGCCTGA
- the upp gene encoding uracil phosphoribosyltransferase, which translates to MGKVYVFDHPLIQHKLTYIRNKNTGTKEFRELTNEIAGLMAFEITRELPLREVDVETPVGPAKCNMISGKKLGIIPILRAGLGMVDGILELIPAAKVGHVGLYRDPETLKPVEYYVKLPKDIEERELIVVDPMLATGGSAIEAINVMKARGAKNIKLMCLVAAPEGVEEMKKTHPEVDIYLAALDEKLNEKGYIVPGLGDAGDRLFGTK; encoded by the coding sequence ATGGGGAAAGTATATGTCTTTGATCATCCACTGATTCAGCACAAATTAACGTACATTCGCAATAAAAATACGGGGACTAAAGAATTTAGAGAATTGACTAATGAAATCGCAGGTCTCATGGCTTTTGAAATAACCCGAGAATTGCCATTAAGAGAAGTTGATGTGGAAACGCCAGTAGGTCCGGCAAAATGCAACATGATCTCCGGGAAAAAATTAGGTATCATTCCGATCCTGCGAGCGGGGCTAGGGATGGTAGATGGTATTTTAGAATTAATCCCAGCAGCAAAAGTGGGACACGTTGGTTTATATCGAGACCCAGAGACGTTAAAACCTGTGGAATATTATGTGAAGCTTCCTAAGGATATTGAGGAGCGTGAATTAATTGTTGTAGACCCTATGTTGGCAACAGGTGGTTCAGCTATTGAAGCGATAAATGTTATGAAAGCCCGAGGAGCAAAGAACATTAAATTAATGTGCTTAGTGGCAGCGCCAGAAGGGGTCGAAGAGATGAAAAAAACGCACCCTGAGGTTGACATTTATTTAGCGGCTTTAGATGAAAAGCTCAATGAAAAAGGCTACATCGTTCCAGGTCTTGGTGATGCTGGAGACCGATTATTTGGAACGAAGTAA
- the glyA gene encoding serine hydroxymethyltransferase — MTTNNQRELAHVRSQDSDVYNAMTAELKRQQENIELIASENFVSRAVMEAQGSVLTNKYAEGYPSKRYYGGCEHVDVVEDIARERAKQIFGAEYVNVQPHSGAQANMAVYFAFLEHGDTVLGMNLSHGGHLTHGSPVNFSGKNYQFVDYGVEQDTGLINYDDVRKKALEHKPKMIVAGASAYPRAIDFAKFKEIADEVNAYLMVDMAHIAGLVATGEHQNPVPYADFVTTTTHKTLRGPRGGMILSKEEYGKKIDKAIFPGLQGGPLMHVIASKAVALGEVLTDEFNLYTKQIRHNAVALAKSLTEEGINLVSGGTDNHLVLLDLRNLSLTGKVAEEALDKVGVTTNKNTIPFDPESPFITSGLRIGTAAVTSRGFKEEDLLEVGKIIARVLKNVEDEVVLKEAKGAVRQLTDRHPLYENS; from the coding sequence ATGACAACAAACAATCAACGGGAATTAGCGCACGTCAGGAGTCAAGACAGTGACGTGTATAATGCAATGACAGCAGAGTTGAAGCGACAACAAGAAAACATTGAATTAATCGCTTCAGAAAACTTTGTTTCAAGAGCTGTTATGGAGGCTCAAGGCTCTGTTTTAACGAATAAATATGCTGAAGGCTATCCGAGTAAACGATATTATGGTGGTTGTGAGCACGTTGATGTGGTAGAAGATATTGCAAGAGAACGGGCAAAGCAAATTTTTGGTGCGGAATACGTTAATGTTCAACCCCATTCGGGAGCTCAAGCGAATATGGCTGTCTATTTCGCATTTTTAGAGCATGGTGATACTGTTTTAGGAATGAACCTATCCCATGGCGGGCATTTAACACATGGAAGTCCAGTTAATTTTAGTGGTAAAAATTATCAATTCGTTGATTATGGCGTTGAGCAAGATACTGGTTTAATCAATTATGATGACGTGAGAAAGAAAGCACTTGAGCATAAGCCGAAAATGATTGTAGCTGGTGCTAGTGCTTATCCTCGGGCAATAGATTTTGCAAAATTTAAAGAAATTGCTGATGAAGTGAACGCCTATCTCATGGTGGACATGGCACACATTGCGGGGTTAGTTGCTACAGGAGAGCATCAAAATCCTGTGCCATATGCAGACTTTGTTACAACGACAACACATAAAACATTGCGGGGGCCTCGTGGTGGCATGATTTTATCTAAAGAAGAGTATGGCAAAAAGATCGATAAAGCGATTTTCCCAGGTTTGCAAGGTGGACCGCTTATGCATGTTATTGCGTCAAAAGCTGTTGCGCTAGGGGAAGTATTAACAGATGAATTTAACTTATATACAAAGCAGATTAGACACAATGCCGTTGCTTTGGCGAAATCACTAACTGAAGAAGGAATCAACCTCGTCTCAGGGGGTACAGATAATCATCTTGTCCTATTAGATTTAAGAAACCTATCCCTTACTGGTAAAGTGGCGGAAGAAGCTCTTGATAAAGTGGGCGTTACAACGAACAAAAATACAATTCCATTTGATCCTGAAAGTCCGTTTATTACGAGTGGTCTCCGCATCGGAACAGCGGCCGTTACATCTCGAGGATTTAAAGAAGAAGATTTGTTAGAAGTAGGGAAAATCATCGCCCGCGTGTTAAAAAATGTTGAAGATGAAGTGGTTTTAAAAGAGGCTAAGGGTGCGGTGAGACAGTTAACAGACCGTCATCCATTGTACGAGAATAGCTAA
- a CDS encoding type B 50S ribosomal protein L31 — MKQGIHPEYRKVVFKDTSTGFMFLSGSTRQAEETVEWEDGNTYPLLTVEVSSDSHPFYTGKQKFADAGGRVDRFKKKYGM, encoded by the coding sequence ATGAAACAAGGAATTCATCCGGAATACCGTAAAGTTGTTTTCAAGGATACAAGCACAGGCTTTATGTTCTTGTCGGGATCTACTCGTCAAGCGGAAGAGACTGTTGAGTGGGAAGACGGTAACACGTACCCGCTACTTACTGTCGAGGTAAGCTCGGATTCCCACCCATTCTATACAGGTAAGCAAAAGTTTGCCGATGCTGGTGGTCGTGTGGATCGTTTTAAAAAGAAATACGGTATGTAA
- a CDS encoding GNAT family N-acetyltransferase, whose amino-acid sequence MTFIIREAREEDVLKIQHFISKAGVSLDTVPQGWNPYILAEDTLESIVATAAIQAIPNNAYLIRSLVVDSEKVSGSFLIKMLETTIQYAREKGARYVYFIVKQGGDMMESLGFTLLSKEEVPQELKQLNEVADYLKKGYPVYGLNETGDK is encoded by the coding sequence GTGACGTTTATTATACGTGAAGCACGAGAAGAAGACGTATTAAAAATTCAACATTTCATAAGCAAGGCAGGTGTCTCACTCGACACGGTACCGCAAGGATGGAACCCATACATTTTGGCAGAAGATACACTAGAATCTATCGTGGCTACAGCTGCGATACAGGCGATTCCGAACAATGCTTATTTAATACGGAGTTTGGTTGTAGATTCGGAAAAAGTGAGTGGAAGCTTTCTTATTAAGATGCTTGAAACGACGATACAGTACGCGCGAGAAAAAGGTGCTCGATATGTGTATTTTATAGTGAAACAGGGAGGCGATATGATGGAAAGTCTCGGATTTACACTGCTTTCTAAAGAAGAAGTCCCGCAGGAATTGAAACAACTTAATGAAGTTGCTGATTATTTAAAGAAAGGCTATCCTGTGTATGGTTTAAATGAAACTGGGGATAAGTAG
- the prmC gene encoding peptide chain release factor N(5)-glutamine methyltransferase produces the protein MTLPTTTKTYEALNWASSFLQQHHYETTIGQILLMHHTGWSRTRLLTEQQTVLSADLVTAFQHDVRLAASGTPVQHITGRETFYSRHYHVNNHVLIPRPETEELVETLLTTLNNHQHLFIKKEEEPLTIVDVGTGSGIIAITMALEHPSSHVSASDISAEALSVAKKNADDLGAKVAFSHGDLLLPFVEKGYKADVIISNPPYIPIGDKEWMRENVKDHEPSGALFAGEDGLEIYRRLVNQIPLVLAHPGIVAFEIGYNQGDAVTELLQQALPLETYIEVINDINGNERIVLAIIPEESNY, from the coding sequence ATGACTCTACCGACGACAACTAAAACGTACGAAGCCCTCAACTGGGCTTCGTCTTTTTTACAACAACATCATTATGAAACGACAATCGGCCAGATCCTTTTGATGCACCATACAGGATGGAGTCGTACAAGGTTGTTAACAGAACAACAAACTGTCCTATCTGCCGACCTCGTTACAGCATTTCAACATGATGTACGTCTTGCTGCATCAGGAACCCCTGTTCAACATATAACAGGGAGAGAAACATTCTACAGCCGTCACTATCATGTAAATAACCATGTTCTTATCCCGCGCCCGGAAACGGAAGAATTAGTAGAAACACTCCTGACGACGTTAAACAATCATCAACACCTCTTTATCAAAAAAGAAGAGGAGCCGTTGACTATTGTGGATGTAGGAACTGGCAGTGGCATCATTGCTATTACAATGGCTCTTGAGCATCCATCTAGTCACGTATCTGCTTCAGATATCAGTGCTGAAGCTCTATCTGTGGCGAAAAAGAACGCCGATGATCTTGGAGCCAAAGTGGCGTTTTCACATGGAGATTTATTACTTCCTTTTGTAGAAAAAGGTTACAAAGCAGATGTTATTATTTCGAATCCACCCTATATACCTATTGGTGATAAAGAGTGGATGAGAGAGAACGTGAAAGACCATGAACCATCAGGGGCCCTTTTTGCAGGTGAAGACGGTCTTGAGATATATCGCCGTCTCGTTAACCAAATCCCCCTCGTTTTGGCCCATCCTGGTATCGTAGCCTTTGAAATCGGCTATAACCAAGGAGATGCTGTTACGGAGTTATTACAACAGGCATTACCATTAGAAACTTATATTGAAGTTATAAATGATATAAATGGAAATGAGCGAATCGTGTTAGCGATCATCCCTGAAGAAAGTAATTATTAG